The following coding sequences lie in one Pirellulales bacterium genomic window:
- the bshB1 gene encoding bacillithiol biosynthesis deacetylase BshB1 → MLDVLVIAPHPDDAELGAAGTILQLKQDGLRVGVLDLTSGEPTPHGSLETRARETAAATKILGLDWRENLDLANRSLEADLESRRKLAGVIRRTRPRWLLAPYWVDAHPDHVAATTLIEAARFWAKLSKSDLPGEPHHPERIIYYYCVHLRIVPEPAIVIDISRHWEKKRAAIECYHSQFIAGREDARPNFIERLRDQAAFWGWSIGKEYGEPLASREPLGIASLRDLV, encoded by the coding sequence ATGCTCGACGTGCTGGTGATTGCCCCCCACCCCGACGACGCCGAACTCGGGGCCGCCGGGACCATTTTGCAACTCAAGCAAGACGGCTTGCGCGTGGGCGTGCTCGACCTGACCAGTGGCGAGCCCACCCCCCACGGCTCGCTGGAAACCCGCGCTCGCGAAACGGCGGCGGCCACCAAGATCCTGGGCCTCGACTGGCGCGAGAATCTGGACCTGGCCAACCGCAGCCTTGAGGCCGATCTCGAATCGCGCCGCAAGCTGGCGGGCGTCATTCGCCGCACGCGGCCGCGCTGGCTGCTGGCGCCGTACTGGGTCGACGCCCATCCCGATCATGTCGCCGCCACCACGCTGATCGAGGCGGCCCGTTTCTGGGCCAAGCTCAGCAAGAGCGATCTGCCCGGCGAGCCACATCATCCCGAGCGCATCATCTATTACTATTGCGTGCATCTGCGCATCGTGCCCGAGCCGGCGATCGTGATCGACATCAGCCGTCACTGGGAAAAGAAGCGGGCGGCGATCGAGTGCTATCACAGCCAGTTCATCGCGGGGCGCGAGGACGCGCGTCCCAACTTCATCGAGCGGCTGCGCGATCAGGCCGCGTTTTGGGGCTGGTCGATCGGCAAGGAGTATGGCGAGCCGTTGGCCAGCCGCGAACCGTTGGGCATCGCCAGCCTGCGCGACCTGGTGTGA
- a CDS encoding carboxypeptidase M32: MSDADRLFAEVREHARQTALLASTASVLEWDERTYMPGAAGEYRAEQIAQLAGMAHARWVDERFGDNLTRLADQLHGDRTTAIGATVAELKRQYDKKTRLPQSLVEELARTSILGQQVWSEARRDDDFAHLRPVLEKLFDLKRAEAAALGYRDSIYDPLLDEFEPGASTAEVRAVLAALRDALTPLARAIAGSGRRPDVSLLERQYPVDAQREFARAAAARVGFDFARGRLDTTAHPFCASLGPHDIRLTTRYSEREFCDAFFGTLHEAGHGLYEQGLPPDEFGLPLGEAMSLGIHESQSRLWENLVGRSRAFWEHLFPAARSAFPQTLASTSLDDFYFAINDVRPSLIRVEADEVTYNLHIFVRFELEQALLADDLRVADLPAAWNERYRDYLGLTPPSDAVGVLQDIHWSGGAIGYFPTYALGNLYAAQFFEQAESEVGPLNEQFRRGEFQPLLGWLRQKIHRHGRRVRAAELVQEVTGRPLSHEPLLRHLERKLGPLYGMK, from the coding sequence ATGTCCGACGCCGATCGATTGTTTGCCGAAGTGCGCGAGCATGCGCGTCAGACCGCGCTGTTGGCGTCGACCGCCAGCGTGCTGGAATGGGACGAGCGCACCTACATGCCCGGCGCCGCCGGCGAGTATCGGGCCGAACAGATTGCGCAGTTGGCGGGCATGGCGCATGCGCGCTGGGTGGACGAGCGCTTTGGCGACAACCTGACGCGACTGGCCGATCAACTGCATGGCGACCGCACGACCGCCATCGGCGCCACGGTCGCCGAACTCAAGCGGCAGTACGACAAGAAGACGCGACTGCCCCAGTCGCTGGTCGAAGAACTGGCGCGCACCTCGATCTTAGGGCAACAGGTATGGAGCGAGGCGCGGCGCGACGACGACTTTGCTCACCTGCGTCCGGTGCTGGAAAAGTTGTTCGACCTCAAACGGGCCGAGGCCGCGGCGCTGGGCTATCGCGATTCGATCTACGACCCCTTGCTCGACGAGTTTGAGCCCGGCGCCTCGACCGCGGAGGTGCGCGCGGTGCTTGCCGCGCTGCGCGACGCGCTGACACCGCTGGCCCGGGCGATCGCCGGCAGCGGACGCCGGCCTGATGTGTCGCTGCTCGAGCGCCAGTACCCGGTGGACGCGCAGCGCGAGTTTGCCCGCGCGGCCGCGGCGCGCGTGGGCTTTGACTTCGCGCGCGGCCGGCTGGACACCACGGCGCACCCGTTTTGCGCCAGTCTGGGACCGCACGACATTCGCCTGACCACGCGCTACAGCGAGCGTGAATTTTGCGACGCCTTTTTTGGCACCTTGCACGAAGCGGGGCACGGACTGTACGAACAAGGACTGCCACCCGACGAGTTTGGCCTGCCGCTGGGCGAAGCGATGTCATTAGGCATTCACGAGTCGCAGTCGCGGCTATGGGAAAACCTGGTGGGCCGCAGTCGGGCGTTTTGGGAGCATTTGTTTCCCGCTGCGCGCAGCGCTTTTCCGCAGACGCTGGCGTCGACTTCGCTGGACGACTTCTACTTCGCCATCAACGACGTGCGGCCGTCGCTCATTCGCGTGGAGGCGGATGAAGTGACCTATAACTTGCATATCTTTGTCCGCTTTGAATTGGAGCAGGCCCTGCTGGCCGATGACCTGCGCGTGGCCGATCTGCCAGCCGCCTGGAACGAAAGGTATCGCGACTATCTCGGCCTCACGCCGCCCAGCGACGCGGTTGGCGTGCTACAAGACATACATTGGAGCGGCGGCGCGATCGGCTACTTTCCGACCTACGCGCTGGGCAACCTGTACGCCGCCCAGTTCTTTGAACAGGCCGAGTCGGAGGTTGGTCCCTTGAACGAGCAGTTTCGGCGTGGAGAGTTTCAACCGCTGCTGGGCTGGCTGCGCCAGAAGATTCATCGCCACGGCCGGCGGGTGCGCGCGGCGGAACTAGTGCAGGAGGTCACCGGCAGGCCCTTGTCGCACGAACCGCTGTTACGGCATCTGGAGCGTAAACTGGGGCCGCTGTACGGCATGAAATAG
- the pheA gene encoding prephenate dehydratase: MAKESRPSKAPRGAARAPNLAQLRNQIDKLDKEITRLANERARLAVEIGKLKEANGRPCYDPAREEEVINRAMENSRGPLSPECIRAVFRELISGSRSLEKRLRVAYLGPEYTYSHLAALERFGECVEFNPVATIPAVFEEVNRGHADFGLVPLENSTDGRVADTLDMFTRLPVRICGEVQLRIHHNLLARCQRSEIIEVYSRPQALSQCRNWIAKHLPQVRPVEVMSTATAAQLARDKQGAAAIASAAAAAHYSLEVVARNIEDQSGNLTRFAVIGEKSAARTGHDMSAVMFEIEHRPGALADAMAVFKRNRLNMTWIESFPIARPEGGYMFFVELVGHENDARVQRAIGMLARKTLRFEVLGSYPRSAPVD; this comes from the coding sequence ATGGCCAAAGAAAGCCGTCCTTCCAAAGCCCCTCGCGGCGCCGCTCGCGCGCCGAATCTGGCGCAATTGCGCAATCAGATCGACAAGCTCGATAAAGAAATCACCCGACTGGCGAACGAGCGCGCGCGGCTGGCCGTCGAAATCGGCAAGCTCAAGGAAGCCAACGGCAGGCCGTGTTACGACCCCGCTCGCGAAGAAGAAGTCATCAACCGCGCCATGGAGAATAGTCGCGGGCCCCTATCGCCGGAGTGCATCCGGGCGGTGTTTCGCGAACTGATCAGCGGATCGCGCTCTTTGGAAAAGCGGTTGCGGGTAGCCTACCTGGGACCGGAGTACACCTACAGCCATCTGGCCGCGCTCGAGCGGTTTGGCGAGTGCGTCGAGTTCAACCCGGTGGCCACCATTCCGGCCGTGTTCGAGGAAGTGAACCGCGGCCATGCCGATTTCGGCCTGGTGCCGCTGGAGAACTCGACCGATGGCCGTGTGGCCGACACGCTCGATATGTTCACGCGCTTGCCGGTGCGCATCTGCGGCGAGGTGCAACTGCGGATCCACCACAATCTGCTGGCTCGCTGCCAGCGTTCGGAAATCATCGAGGTATACAGTCGTCCGCAGGCGCTGTCGCAATGCCGCAATTGGATCGCCAAGCATCTGCCGCAGGTGCGTCCCGTGGAGGTGATGAGCACGGCCACCGCGGCGCAATTGGCGCGCGACAAGCAAGGCGCGGCGGCCATCGCCAGCGCGGCGGCGGCGGCGCACTACAGCCTGGAAGTGGTCGCCCGCAATATCGAGGACCAGTCGGGCAATCTCACGCGCTTTGCGGTGATTGGGGAGAAATCAGCCGCCCGAACCGGGCACGACATGTCGGCGGTGATGTTCGAGATCGAGCATCGGCCGGGGGCATTGGCCGACGCCATGGCGGTGTTCAAGCGCAATCGGCTGAACATGACCTGGATCGAGTCGTTTCCGATCGCGCGGCCCGAAGGGGGTTACATGTTCTTTGTCGAACTGGTGGGGCACGAGAACGACGCCCGCGTGCAACGGGCGATTGGCATGCTGGCTCGCAAGACGCTGCGGTTCGAGGTGCTGGGATCGTACCCCCGCAGCGCGCCGGTCGATTGA
- the aroF gene encoding 3-deoxy-7-phosphoheptulonate synthase — protein sequence MIIVLKPGVDEAAIQHVVERIESLGLKAHLSRGTYRTIIGVIGDEAKLQTAPLSAIPGVAQVMPVMPPFKLASIEAHGEPSIVDVAGVKIGGGYLAMISGPCAIENYDRLDQIAGAIKAAGANILRGGAFKPRTSPYAFQGLGEEGLKILREVGDKHGMPVVTEVMDPRRVEVVAQYADMIQIGARNMQNFSLLTEVGKAHKPVLLKRGMSATAKDLLMSAEYVMSEGTAEVVLCERGVKSFDTDTRNLFDVACVPLIKTLSHLPIIVDPSHATGRPDLIPACALAGLAAGADGVHIEVHNCPEEALSDGQQALLPEQYAEIAKQMRALAGVLGKRFAEMEPATAGAR from the coding sequence GTGATCATCGTCCTCAAACCCGGCGTCGACGAGGCCGCCATTCAACATGTCGTCGAGCGCATCGAGTCGCTTGGCCTCAAGGCGCACCTCAGTCGCGGCACATATCGCACCATCATTGGGGTGATTGGCGACGAGGCCAAGTTGCAAACGGCGCCCCTGTCGGCCATCCCTGGCGTGGCGCAAGTCATGCCCGTCATGCCCCCCTTCAAACTCGCCAGCATCGAGGCGCACGGCGAGCCGAGCATTGTCGACGTGGCGGGGGTGAAGATTGGCGGCGGCTACCTGGCGATGATCTCCGGTCCCTGCGCGATCGAGAACTACGATCGGCTCGACCAGATTGCCGGGGCCATCAAGGCGGCGGGCGCCAACATCTTGCGCGGCGGCGCCTTCAAGCCCCGCACTAGCCCCTACGCGTTTCAAGGACTGGGCGAGGAAGGGCTCAAGATCTTGCGCGAGGTGGGAGACAAGCACGGCATGCCGGTGGTCACCGAGGTGATGGATCCGCGGCGCGTGGAAGTCGTGGCGCAATACGCCGACATGATTCAGATCGGCGCCCGCAACATGCAGAACTTTTCGCTGCTGACCGAGGTGGGCAAGGCGCACAAGCCGGTGCTGCTCAAGCGCGGGATGAGCGCCACGGCCAAAGACCTGCTCATGAGCGCGGAATATGTCATGTCGGAAGGGACCGCCGAAGTGGTGCTGTGCGAGCGCGGCGTGAAGAGCTTCGATACCGACACGCGCAACCTGTTCGACGTGGCCTGCGTGCCGCTCATCAAGACGTTGTCGCACCTGCCGATCATTGTTGATCCGAGCCATGCCACGGGCCGCCCCGATCTCATCCCCGCCTGTGCCTTGGCTGGGTTGGCCGCCGGCGCCGACGGTGTGCATATCGAGGTTCACAATTGCCCTGAGGAGGCGCTCTCCGATGGGCAGCAGGCGTTGCTGCCTGAGCAATATGCCGAGATTGCCAAACAGATGAGGGCCTTAGCGGGGGTGCTCGGCAAGCGCTTCGCCGAGATGGAGCCAGCGACGGCGGGGGCCCGCTGA
- the tpiA gene encoding triose-phosphate isomerase translates to MMRRKLIAGNWKMHLARESAVSLAREVAKGAGGNASVDLAICPPFVYLDAVAGALAGTRVGLGAQDMYHEPQGAFTGEISAAMLLDLGCQYVILGHSERRHVLGETDQAINQKTLAALAAAVGGKSLTPIVCVGELLAEREAGRTGAVIQSQVAGSLAGLSPAQMERVIIAYEPVWAIGTGKVATPEQAEEVHRDLRKLLAERYNAATAGAVRILYGGSVKPDNAGQLMAQPNIDGALVGGASLKAVDFLGIAAAAG, encoded by the coding sequence CTGATGCGACGCAAGCTCATCGCCGGAAACTGGAAGATGCACCTGGCTCGCGAATCGGCCGTGTCGCTGGCGCGCGAAGTGGCCAAAGGGGCTGGCGGCAATGCTTCAGTCGATTTGGCCATTTGCCCGCCATTTGTCTATCTCGATGCCGTTGCCGGCGCGCTGGCCGGTACACGCGTGGGGCTTGGCGCACAAGATATGTATCACGAGCCGCAAGGCGCCTTCACTGGCGAGATCAGCGCCGCGATGCTGCTCGATCTGGGCTGCCAGTACGTCATCTTGGGACATTCGGAGCGCCGGCATGTGCTCGGCGAGACCGACCAGGCGATCAACCAAAAGACCTTGGCCGCCCTGGCCGCCGCGGTGGGCGGAAAATCGCTGACGCCGATCGTGTGCGTGGGCGAGCTATTGGCCGAGCGCGAGGCGGGCCGCACCGGCGCGGTGATTCAATCGCAGGTCGCCGGGTCGCTGGCGGGGCTGTCGCCGGCGCAAATGGAGCGGGTGATCATCGCCTACGAGCCGGTTTGGGCGATCGGCACCGGCAAGGTGGCCACGCCTGAGCAGGCCGAAGAGGTGCATAGAGACCTTCGCAAGCTTTTGGCGGAGCGATACAATGCCGCGACTGCCGGCGCCGTGCGAATTTTGTACGGCGGCAGCGTCAAGCCAGACAACGCCGGGCAGTTGATGGCCCAGCCCAATATCGACGGCGCCCTGGTGGGAGGCGCCAGCCTCAAGGCCGTCGATTTTTTGGGCATTGCCGCCGCCGCGGGCTGA
- the secG gene encoding preprotein translocase subunit SecG, translating to MEYVLMTLLLLVALFLILLVLIQRGRGGGLAGAFGGMGGQSAFGAKAGDLFTRITIVVATVWILLCVVTIKYLSSSGDIVSGLGQTNPAPPIGGGAPASAPSSAPATTPPATTPPPATTPPAGEGAAATPSATEAPASEPAAATPPAAETPTP from the coding sequence ATGGAATACGTGTTGATGACACTGCTCTTGCTGGTGGCCCTGTTCTTGATCTTGCTGGTGCTCATCCAGCGCGGTCGAGGGGGCGGGCTGGCAGGCGCGTTCGGCGGCATGGGCGGCCAAAGCGCGTTCGGCGCCAAAGCGGGCGATCTGTTCACGCGGATCACCATTGTGGTGGCCACCGTGTGGATTTTGCTCTGCGTGGTGACGATCAAGTACCTCAGTAGCTCAGGCGACATCGTGAGCGGCTTGGGGCAAACCAATCCGGCGCCACCGATTGGCGGCGGCGCGCCGGCCAGCGCTCCCAGCAGCGCGCCGGCGACAACTCCACCCGCCACTACGCCTCCGCCAGCGACCACGCCCCCGGCAGGCGAAGGCGCCGCTGCCACGCCGTCGGCTACTGAAGCGCCGGCCAGCGAACCCGCGGCGGCGACTCCCCCGGCGGCCGAGACACCCACCCCTTAA
- a CDS encoding YicC family protein, with product MTGFGEAHHQQNGLAIAVEVRTINSRYFKLTVRASEPYTVFESEIEDLVRQQVKRGTVQVNLRIDKPKSADTYRINADALASYREQLEGLHARWHLKEAVTLERLLILPGVVDEGRPSRDDVREDWPLIRRTINKALERLAAMRAQEGRAMADDLRANCGQIASELAAVTERAPLVVDAYRARLEDRLKRVLDEYQISLDPADLIKELSLFAERSDISEETVRLASHLEQVDGMLSSTESSGRKLEFLTQEMFRETNTIGSKANDLEIAKHVIEMKAAIERIREMIQNIE from the coding sequence ATGACCGGTTTCGGGGAGGCTCATCACCAGCAGAATGGTCTGGCGATCGCGGTGGAAGTGCGCACGATCAATAGTCGCTATTTCAAGCTGACGGTGCGCGCCAGCGAGCCGTACACTGTCTTCGAGTCAGAGATTGAAGATCTGGTGCGGCAGCAGGTGAAGCGCGGCACGGTGCAGGTGAATTTGCGGATCGACAAACCCAAATCGGCCGACACCTACCGCATCAACGCCGACGCGCTGGCCAGCTATCGCGAACAGTTGGAGGGACTGCACGCCCGTTGGCATTTAAAAGAGGCGGTGACGCTTGAGCGGCTGTTGATCTTGCCGGGCGTGGTCGACGAGGGACGCCCCAGTCGCGACGACGTGCGCGAGGACTGGCCCCTTATTCGTCGCACGATCAACAAGGCGCTGGAGCGCTTGGCCGCGATGCGGGCCCAGGAAGGGCGCGCGATGGCCGACGACCTGCGGGCCAATTGCGGCCAGATCGCCAGCGAGTTGGCGGCCGTGACGGAGCGGGCGCCACTGGTGGTCGACGCCTATCGCGCTCGACTCGAAGATCGATTGAAGCGCGTGCTCGACGAATATCAGATCTCGCTTGATCCGGCCGACCTGATCAAGGAACTGAGCCTGTTCGCCGAGCGGAGCGACATTTCGGAAGAAACCGTGCGCTTGGCCAGCCACCTGGAGCAGGTGGATGGCATGCTCAGCTCCACCGAGAGCTCGGGCCGCAAGCTGGAGTTTTTGACGCAGGAAATGTTTCGCGAAACGAACACCATCGGCTCCAAGGCCAACGATCTGGAGATCGCCAAGCACGTGATCGAAATGAAAGCGGCGATCGAACGAATTCGTGAAATGATCCAAAACATCGAATGA
- the gmk gene encoding guanylate kinase translates to MTHTAPGRLIIISGPSGSGKSTLLKRLFEECPRPLLASVSATTRLPRPGEVDGVDYHFLGNAEFQRRRLAGEFLECFEVYQGGHWYGTLRSEVCPSLAAGKWVVLEIDVQGTLALLNEFPDALTIFVEPGSLQELERRLRARGTESEAAIQSRLEGARREMAYVDRYRYRVVNDRLERCLQEICDILTKTGD, encoded by the coding sequence ATGACCCACACCGCCCCGGGGCGCTTGATTATCATTTCCGGGCCTTCGGGGTCGGGCAAAAGCACGCTGCTCAAGCGGCTGTTCGAGGAGTGTCCGCGGCCGCTGTTGGCCAGCGTATCGGCCACGACCCGCCTGCCGCGGCCCGGCGAGGTGGATGGCGTCGACTATCATTTTCTCGGCAACGCGGAGTTCCAGCGGCGGCGGCTGGCCGGCGAGTTTTTGGAATGTTTCGAGGTCTATCAGGGGGGGCACTGGTACGGCACCCTGCGCAGCGAGGTGTGCCCTAGCCTGGCCGCGGGAAAATGGGTAGTCTTAGAGATTGACGTGCAGGGCACGCTGGCGCTGCTGAACGAATTTCCCGACGCGCTGACCATCTTCGTCGAACCTGGATCGCTGCAAGAGTTGGAACGCCGGCTCCGCGCGCGGGGCACCGAATCCGAGGCCGCCATCCAGAGCCGCCTTGAGGGCGCCCGCCGCGAAATGGCCTACGTCGACCGCTACCGCTATCGCGTCGTCAATGATCGGCTCGAACGCTGCTTGCAGGAAATCTGCGACATCCTGACCAAGACCGGAGACTGA
- a CDS encoding DNA-directed RNA polymerase subunit omega, producing the protein MLEDLKEESIVNKVGGRFKLSTLIQKRLVALNAGARPLVEANTSDKMQIVIQEIIQDKIFLDQSSNVRVRGEEDGPIGGPPELDLSNL; encoded by the coding sequence ATGCTCGAAGATCTCAAAGAAGAAAGCATCGTCAACAAAGTGGGTGGACGCTTCAAGCTGTCGACCCTCATTCAAAAGCGCCTGGTCGCTTTGAACGCCGGCGCGCGGCCGCTGGTCGAGGCCAACACCAGCGACAAGATGCAGATCGTGATCCAGGAAATCATCCAGGACAAGATCTTCCTCGATCAAAGCTCCAATGTGCGCGTGCGCGGCGAGGAAGACGGGCCGATCGGCGGACCTCCCGAGCTCGATCTCAGCAACCTATAA
- a CDS encoding phosphopantothenoylcysteine decarboxylase, giving the protein MSLAGREIVVGVTGGIAAYKTAALVSQLAQAGAGVSVILTESAESFVGAATFAALTGRPVLTQRFDEAAHPLGPHIDLAARGELLCVAPATANFLAKTVAGMADDLLSTTVLAFTGHILIAPAMNTAMWNKPAVQRNVRQLRDDGFVLVDPEEGWLSCRQRGVGRMAAPEAILAAIEKQLSRVI; this is encoded by the coding sequence ATGTCGCTCGCAGGACGAGAGATCGTGGTTGGCGTGACGGGTGGCATCGCGGCCTATAAGACGGCCGCCCTGGTCAGCCAGTTGGCGCAGGCCGGCGCCGGCGTGAGCGTCATCCTCACCGAGTCGGCCGAGAGCTTCGTGGGCGCCGCCACGTTCGCCGCGCTCACCGGCCGCCCCGTGCTCACCCAGCGCTTTGACGAAGCGGCGCATCCGTTGGGCCCTCACATCGACCTGGCCGCCCGCGGCGAACTGCTGTGCGTGGCGCCGGCCACCGCGAACTTTCTGGCCAAGACCGTGGCGGGCATGGCCGACGATCTGCTCTCGACCACCGTGCTGGCGTTCACGGGGCACATCTTGATCGCGCCGGCCATGAACACGGCCATGTGGAACAAACCCGCCGTGCAGCGCAACGTGCGGCAGCTTCGCGACGACGGCTTTGTGCTGGTCGATCCCGAAGAAGGCTGGCTCAGTTGCCGGCAGCGCGGCGTGGGGCGCATGGCGGCGCCCGAGGCCATCTTGGCCGCCATCGAAAAGCAGTTGAGCCGCGTGATATAA
- a CDS encoding phosphopantothenoylcysteine decarboxylase codes for MAHILITSGPTRQYLDPVRYLTNASSGRMGKALAEAALALGHQVTIVTGPVEVSYPAGAEAIRIISTEELLETCRRVFPLCDGLIGAAAPCDYRPHKVAENKISKTGEPLRLELIETPDVVATMATSKQPRQWVVGFALETEDQRLRALAKLERKSCDLIVLNGPDAMNALDNQVEIIDRHGDVLAAISGAKEAVATAILRVIDEQLIRA; via the coding sequence GTGGCGCACATCCTCATCACTTCCGGTCCCACGCGGCAATATCTCGATCCGGTCCGCTACCTGACCAACGCCTCCAGCGGACGCATGGGCAAAGCGCTGGCCGAGGCGGCCTTGGCGCTGGGGCATCAGGTGACGATCGTCACCGGGCCGGTGGAAGTGAGCTATCCCGCCGGCGCCGAGGCGATTCGTATCATCTCGACCGAAGAGTTGCTCGAAACATGCCGCCGCGTCTTTCCGCTCTGCGACGGCCTGATCGGCGCCGCCGCTCCGTGCGACTACCGCCCCCACAAGGTCGCGGAGAACAAGATCAGCAAGACGGGAGAGCCGCTGCGACTGGAACTGATCGAAACGCCCGACGTGGTCGCCACGATGGCGACCAGCAAACAGCCGCGGCAATGGGTGGTGGGGTTCGCGCTGGAGACCGAGGACCAACGCTTGCGGGCCTTGGCCAAGTTGGAACGCAAGAGTTGCGACCTCATCGTGCTCAACGGGCCCGACGCGATGAACGCCCTGGACAATCAGGTGGAGATCATCGACCGCCATGGCGACGTGCTCGCAGCGATCTCTGGCGCCAAGGAGGCGGTGGCCACCGCCATCTTGCGCGTGATCGACGAGCAGTTGATCCGCGCATGA